A region of Hydrogenimonas cancrithermarum DNA encodes the following proteins:
- a CDS encoding EAL domain-containing protein: MPKETLITIRRLVLNIIGVFLLVSLTFEILVGIYLKKEALNNLAIEDARHTSELVFENLYTKMQEGWSKKDIEKILKRLNAVRPGMTIHVYRSKIVEDAYGRVEEDYRKVQSDDLIQKAMKGKEIITVNRENTIRYLYPLRVEKRCLQCHVNAMVGDINGVIDISLPARQIVVSLDKMILYFIVTLGIFLLIFFLFFYWMFDKRLVQPLIELSRKIASTKVRTHPEETIHVDSNCRELKTLEKSFNTLIKQIRFYYDKLIASFSIDPLTGLYNINRLKKDLEGGKRASMLLLNIDRFKELNDYYGFEVGDKVLKDIARRLKKIVPEETTLYRIGGSEFCMVRFNAFDPNEIVEILAEIQSLTFESSTLEELRITMTGGVVQQQNTRLIEKASIALNAAKRRNKPFEFYRNAKEIEVDYKRHIRWIKEVEEAIEEDRLIVYYQPIVKASQPEVKKYEALVRLVDRNGEIHLPGEFLEVVQNSRLYARLTQIVIKKTFTAFKKSDYSFSLNLHINDIKDPMCRNYIYESLREYPEPERVTFEILESEEVSNFKLVNEFIRTVHLLGAKVAIDDFGSGYSNFHYLLKMKVDFYKIDASLIRYITKDPNSRMLVESIVHFAGKLGVETIAEYVETEEIAEMCKALGIDYLQGFYIGKPTPVTG, encoded by the coding sequence ATGCCAAAAGAAACGCTGATTACGATACGTCGTCTTGTTTTGAATATCATTGGAGTTTTCCTTCTCGTAAGTCTTACGTTCGAAATACTCGTCGGGATCTATCTCAAAAAAGAGGCCCTGAACAATCTCGCTATCGAAGATGCCCGCCATACGAGCGAACTTGTATTCGAGAATCTCTACACCAAAATGCAGGAGGGGTGGAGCAAAAAAGATATCGAAAAGATTCTCAAACGGCTCAATGCCGTTAGGCCCGGTATGACGATCCATGTATATCGAAGCAAAATCGTGGAGGATGCATATGGGCGTGTCGAAGAGGACTATCGAAAAGTCCAATCGGATGATCTGATACAAAAAGCGATGAAAGGCAAAGAGATCATTACCGTAAACCGCGAAAACACGATACGCTACCTCTACCCGTTACGCGTAGAAAAGCGGTGTCTGCAGTGTCATGTCAATGCGATGGTAGGAGATATCAACGGCGTGATCGACATTTCCCTTCCCGCTCGGCAAATCGTGGTATCGTTGGACAAAATGATTCTCTATTTCATCGTGACACTCGGTATCTTTCTTCTTATCTTTTTCCTCTTTTTTTATTGGATGTTCGACAAACGCCTCGTTCAGCCACTGATCGAACTGAGTAGAAAAATCGCTTCCACGAAAGTTCGAACGCATCCCGAAGAGACCATCCACGTTGACTCGAACTGCCGTGAACTCAAAACACTGGAAAAGTCCTTCAATACACTGATAAAACAGATACGTTTTTACTACGACAAACTGATAGCCTCTTTTTCGATCGATCCGCTTACCGGCCTTTACAATATCAATCGGCTGAAAAAAGATCTCGAAGGGGGCAAACGTGCGTCGATGTTACTGCTGAATATCGACCGATTCAAGGAGTTGAATGACTACTACGGCTTTGAAGTCGGCGATAAAGTCCTTAAAGATATTGCAAGGCGTCTGAAAAAAATCGTTCCAGAGGAAACAACGCTTTACCGTATCGGTGGCAGTGAATTTTGCATGGTACGATTCAACGCTTTCGACCCAAACGAAATTGTCGAAATCCTTGCAGAGATTCAAAGCCTGACCTTCGAAAGCTCCACACTCGAAGAGCTGCGAATCACCATGACGGGCGGTGTCGTCCAACAACAGAACACTCGACTGATAGAAAAGGCATCGATCGCACTCAATGCGGCAAAACGCCGCAATAAACCTTTCGAGTTCTATCGCAACGCGAAAGAGATAGAAGTGGACTACAAGCGTCATATTCGCTGGATAAAAGAGGTGGAAGAGGCGATCGAGGAGGACCGGCTCATCGTCTATTACCAACCGATCGTCAAGGCTTCCCAGCCTGAAGTGAAAAAATATGAAGCTTTGGTACGGCTCGTCGACCGTAATGGAGAGATCCATCTTCCGGGCGAGTTTTTGGAAGTGGTCCAAAACAGCCGTCTCTATGCCAGATTGACACAGATCGTTATCAAAAAAACGTTCACCGCTTTTAAAAAAAGCGACTACAGTTTCTCTTTGAATCTCCACATCAACGACATCAAAGATCCGATGTGCCGAAACTATATCTATGAATCGCTCAGAGAGTATCCCGAGCCGGAACGCGTGACATTCGAAATTCTGGAGTCGGAAGAGGTTTCGAACTTCAAGCTGGTCAATGAGTTTATCCGTACGGTTCATCTGCTTGGAGCGAAAGTGGCGATCGACGATTTTGGTAGCGGCTATTCGAACTTCCACTATCTTCTGAAGATGAAGGTCGATTTCTACAAAATCGATGCCTCGCTGATTCGCTACATCACGAAAGATCCGAATTCGAGAATGCTTGTCGAGAGTATCGTCCATTTCGCAGGAAAACTCGGTGTCGAAACGATCGCCGAGTATGTGGAGACCGAAGAGATCGCCGAAATGTGCAAAGCGCTCGGTATCGACTACCTCCAGGGATTTTATATCGGGAAACCCACACCCGTAACAGGTTGA